Within the Carassius gibelio isolate Cgi1373 ecotype wild population from Czech Republic chromosome B4, carGib1.2-hapl.c, whole genome shotgun sequence genome, the region gcacctgtagttgcaaagttacgattagttagtagaatgtctaaagtggactatagaattaaagtgtaaccaaaaagaGTCTATGAACCTGCATCTGATCTTGTACTGACTGACCTCTTTGTAGAGACAGAGCATGTAAAAGTATAATCGTTTTAAAGTCTTTTTAAATACCCTAAAACATGAATAAGCATGAGGTTGTTTCTGGTTTATATCCAGAAGCTGAGATTCCAATTCTAACACCAAGATTagataattatgtattattaaacGAAGCCAACCTTCTGTTGTGTCAGTAGATTCAGCGATCAGTGTGATTTTCCTGTGCTCACACTACAGGTGCCGCCACAAAGTTTGGAGATGCTATTGCTTGACAATTAGCTTATATAGGTGCACTTTGTTTCCTGATTAGGTAATGTCTACTATTTACAGGAATAAGGCAGTTGTTTGCGGGGAATTTGTCATGCTGGTATTTTGATGTCTTGGCGTATCAGTTTTACAATAACCAGTTTAGCCCACATTTGTTGAATTCTTCTTTATCACAAgactgggtgttttttttttttgttttttttttgctgttgttgttgtttttgtttttttcaaacttTTGTTTATCACAAAGATAGATTTAATAGCGGTGTTGTTGCTTTTTGCATGAAAAGTTTAGAATATACCTCACTGTGTGGAATTGATAATCActgtgtttaatgtgttaaacACAACCCACTTAACTATGCaactaaataaaaattcagtACATGTAAAAACAAATGGCATTAACTAAAAGGCATTTCATTTGCATGTAATAATATGCAAATCATAATAATAGGGTAGCAGGGCTATAATTAGGGTTCGAGAACTTGTTGTATCCAGTGGTGTGTAAATAATAAAGCATAGCTATATAGAGCACTAACCATTCTGTACACCACAGTTAGAAAAAGACATGAGGATGTTAACGTAAGATAGTTACTTAATAACAAGATCCACATTTTACAGATGATGTACAAactatttatcttttatttgctAATATCATCCCATAGAATGCATCAGTGCATTACTTATTTCCTCCTGTTAATATGATAGTTAATATGTTTACTAAAGTATCGTTtttttctgtaattctgtgtcattCATCTCTTGACACTTCCTCGAAGTGAGCGTTGCATGAACCCTTCACTGATGGCCTTATGGAAGAGCACTTCCTGGAGGAGTTAAGTTGCTAAATTTTCATGTCTTTCTTATCGTAGGCCTACTGCACTTCAAGGGCTGAAAAATGCCTTTTTGGAATTCACCTTATTTGTGCTTGTGAGCCAGTGGCGTAACGTCTGGGCATGCTGGGTATGCAAGTGCATATGGACCCGGAGAGTTTAGGGAATGTTATCAGAATTCTCGCCCCTCGTCCGACTGGAGCCCatgtcttttttctctctctacccCATACACAGCTGCtgttacaatatttcagttttggtATTTAATGCCAAAGTGgtcatatttcttttcatttcttttttaagttaatttagagatagtaagaaatgttaaaaatgactTGGAGGGCTTAACAAAAATTAACCGAAACTCAGCGAGAGTttttataaagcatatatataaaaggctttgaattattactttaaaatgaaataattaaaataaaaaacaaaaattaattcatAATGTAATCCATAAAGAGGCATTTCTTTCTAAGGGCGTGTGCAGTTGAGATGTCGTAGAGTCAGGTTCGTCAAATTCATCTTTGTGTCATTGATTTAGGAAACACTAGTTTACTTACAAATAAATTAGATCTCCCCTcactattttttattcttttatatatatatatatatatatatatattttttttttttttttttttttttttcgctgtgCCAAAagtgtgtttgcatttttttagTGCCACGTTTAAAAAATAACGAAATAAGATTAACATCATAATAATTTAGGgatattgtaaaaaatacaatattatattgtattatattatcttTTATTGTGTGACgttaatgtgaagaaaaaaaaaagtctgtggcaTCAACATTTTTAATTCTTGAAAAACAGTGATTAAAAAGTAgacttatttactttttttttttttttactctgattgAATGATGTCGTGAGACATTCATTAGTTTTAAAttgttcagttttttattttattttttatttttttttaaacatgcactaaaatattcatgtttatttcttgcTGCAAATATTAAAGAGGAAAATATCATTGATTCATATGCCACTTCTGGCGAATTATCTCACTGCAAATTAAAGAGCATACAATCACTTTTATTcgacatattttattataaaatttaaagTAAGCACTTTGTAGAAACATAGCACAAAGCTGCGATTATTAGGTGGCCTGCGTGTTACAAATAATGAATGGACTTGAAacgttaaagagccacacagatgggaaatcaaaaattacctgtattacagtgtatgatgtagctgtccatctgtgtaaacaatgtgcaaataattaaaccaaaaagtacacaatttataaagttattggcttctaaagtaaggagtcgactctgaatcgctgaaacgagtcgttatagatttcaaatcttttgcccatctctatgtacgttactagaacactttgcataataatctcagcctaccgtcttgagagaaacgaaACTctgatattctgtgataaagtgatccatatgaaaacaacgcgatgtctgtttttcatgtctcccttcgttatatgtgaccacgcccccgcacaGAACGCGCTaatcagattcaaactgaagcgcgcggcttgaatacgcagacacagaagaaaaagcagcgagactgttcaagttttttattttactgtttgcttcgtggtgagaggaataagacataattcaccccaaacagatgctgtTATTTCTAAGTTTTTATACcataaataaaacagcttgtgaaACATGATCCATGTAACTTTATCTACTCAAAAATCAACTATAGGTCCTAGGTGAAGTGAACCGAGCAAATTGTTTTGCATATGACCCTGAGGCTGACTTGCTATGCCACTGTTGTGAGCTAATTGTTTTCTCTTCCTTACCTTAATACACAGTATTACTGTAATGATGTTCTGGTGTTTATCTTGTTGCATAGCTTAAGCTTCATTTTAGTTACTATAAGTGaactaatatatttcaaatcagtgtTTTGTTTCCAATTATTTGCACGTGTTAAATAGCATGTAATAAGAGGGATAAatccacagattttttttttttataaacttcttTAGGgtgataaaatatacaataacaaCTGGCTTACTGTATATTACATTAGGTAACTTTACTTTGTAATtgtattaaatggttttaaattctTTCTGACAAACTGAATGGGACACCTCATGCATTTTGCCCATAATACTTGCAACTTATTTAAACATGTAAATTAGTTAATGTAATGACTGATCATAAAGACGCTGATAGTGTAGAATAGCAATTCTTTATTGACAATTTAAAAATCATAAGGCATAAATCAAAATGCTTTACTCGATCAACaacaaatgtacaaaatgtacaaaggaaagaaaggaaaaacaaGTTTCAATGTAAATTTTCTGTTTATAATTATAGTTGAGCTCCTCTGTTGGACATTTAAATGCATCTCCTGATGGATCCATCACTACAGATGACATACAGCCTTCCCAGATCATAAGTCACGTGCTTGTGGCCATCTGGACACACAAGATAACCTAACCAACCTGTGCCAATGGGATTCGATGCAGCGACAccaattctaatataaaatacacaagaaTAATGGTTAATGCAAATGAAATTGTTCTCATATTTTATCCCATATTTCTTAAATAAAGCAAACTTTCAATGCAAGCACTTTTTTTGCTTACCTCTGAAACAAAGACCCCTGAGTGTCAACAGCAAAGACGCTGCCATCAGTCGCTACTTCAACCATAGACATACTTCCAGTAATGACATCGAAAGAGCTCGACCCTCCACAGGAAGCACCCCATACAGACTGTAGAACACATCAAGACAGAAAATCACCCAGGGAACAAAACACATGTGTTTTTAATTCCTTTACtgtaaaaaattgtttaaatgtgcCTAGAACTCAATGTTAACTATTTCATAGCATCACATTACAGTGCACTCACCCTTCTGATGAGGATATTCCCTGCAGCGTTCACCCCCCAGCAGCTGTACGGGCCACAGCTGTAGTACTTCAGCTTTCCTGCAAGTTGTACCCAAGTAAAACTGCTGGATGGCCCAATGTTGTTAGCATCCTTATTTAAACAGAAGATATCATCTAGTGGAGTTACACCTGCAATAATCTGGTCACCTCCGGCATCCACCTGTTTAAAAGTAACTGGCAATAAAACATAGAGAATGAGTGAAAATAGAATAGCATTTATCTTTGATATTGAACTATTGACTGACTTACTTGGAATCGAGCTGAACTGACCACTCTGAAACTTAAAGACGCTGTTTGATAAATTCACCGCTAGTTCTCCAGCAGGTCCGACAGTAAAGTGCTTCATGGTTACATTTATCTTTCTAAATTCCTTCCCCAGCAACAGGAAGACTTCATTGTCATCGTTCACCCCACCTACTACCCCGACACCAGCATCAATCTGCTTCAGGTTACCAGGAACCACTTCACACTCCAAAGCTATGGGGAAAAGGATCAAAATATGTATTCTACAACATGTTATATGTTCATTAATCCCCCCAAAAAACCACATTCATAGTTTACCTAGAGTATAATGGAGCAGGCAGAACAGCAGGAGGCTCTGACAAACTTTCATTGTTCCTCAACACAGAGCAATTGCCTGGTCCTGttcctgaaaagaaaagaaatatatgTCTATGAACTCATTTTAGTTTACCTGTCTTCTTAAATTCCATACAACATGAAAACCATGAAGTTGCTTCTATGTAAAAACTGAGATAGAAATTCTAACAGCAGCCTTACAATCATGTTGTAGTATTATCAAATAAAGCTAACCCTTTTTCTTGAATTCAGTCTGATTCAATGTGATTCTCCTGCGCTTACTCTACAGGTGCTGTTACAATGTTTGGAGTTACTGTCGCGTGACAGTTAGCTTTTATAGCTGCGCTTTGTTTCCTGGTTTTGCGAGGGCAACAGCTGATACTGTAGGTGGAAAGAGAATTTGAGCAGATGATTTAGAAGAATCTCTGCTCTTTATTTTTAAGTACACTGATCACATTTTTCTGGTCTCTCGGTGTGTGCACCCATGACCCGTTTGCCTGCATGCCATGGTCCTGACCTCACTGTTCTCCCCCTGTCATTGAGTGATTAGTTAGATAACTTGCTGGAAGTTACCTTAAAAAATGTCATATGAATTATGGATCACTTTTACCTACATCATCATTAATGTAGCATGAAAGCATgatttttctaaatgttatgtctttgattttgtttttaaaatcatttagcttttatttcaaTGGCAACAATGCTTACATAATCATGAACATTGCTAAGCAATTCTTGTCTCTTTTCTGTGGTGTGAAAATCACCTCTCggctgattattttattttatttaaactgctcTACTTACAATACTTGTATCCTGTGCCAATGGGGAGGCAATATGACTCTGCAATAGAAAAATGAGGATATTTTCTCATAAAAGTAATTTGTTGGGAAAAAAATGAGCATGGTTATCTCTAAATGAAGGAACAAAGTACCTGATCTGTAGAAAAAACGAAAATGAAAGCCCTACAAAGCAATCACAAGTAAACTGATAACATTTTGACATGAACGTTCTTTCATGTTTGCTTTGAACCAAGTACAAACAATACattcacttttgtttttaaaCGGCATCCCACTGTTGTGCTTGCTTGTCTTTCTCATCatctaatgcactgcaaaaatCCTCTTTTGGTCTTTTAGAGTCTAGTGTAAGAATCaagttttcatttgtttataCTTTTACCAGTGCTAAAAGACAAAATTTTCATATACTGTACACTTCATGTGATATTTGATTTGCTTGTGAGGTAAAGCTGTTTttaaccataaaataaagtgtttctgattttttttttaaatgcaacatcccaatgataaacaggaaaataatgagCAATTATGATGTAAAGTAGCACTAAAAAAGACAAAATCAGCTGAAGTTATAGTTCAGTGTAGTTTCAGTGTAGTTCAGTTCAATACAAGAGTAAAAGTTAAGCAGTTGATCTCCAGTATTTCTGTCATTCTCCACACCTGGCACATGTACAGAACAAGATGTACACACAGATAAGATTGTCAGATTAGAATCAGATAAAGAGGATGTCCGTAATGTCAATCCTCCTGTCTAGTGTTGGGCTTTAAGTAAATAATGTGAAAGCACTACAAACAAAGGACGTAACTAAATACATAAGCATCAAGCAATGAGAATTGTTCCTTGCAAACTGTtttgatacagtaaaaaaaaaaatgcttggtaTCTGGAATGGATtgggaaaaaaacattaaataagctaaatatgtatttaaaaagaaaaaatttcaACAACAAATAATTCATTACTGATAAACTTTGCTTTTCTACAGTGCATGCAGTTACTGCTAAGCATGATTAAAAAGTTGTCAGCTGTCTGAATCACGTTTCATATTTTCAGGCTTAATGTGGTAAACTCATGCCCCTACAGTCCACAAATTTAATTGCATTCCTCACTTGTCCTTATTTTAGGGAGAATTACAGACAGTTTGAAATAACACATTGTTTAGAAaggcatgaagaaaaaaaaaaccttcgggGGAATTGGAATAAAAAATATGAACCAATATTCCTTAAATAATCACTGTAAGATACAGTGAGAATAGCTTGAAAACTGAACTATTGAATCCAGTCTTTTCATTGAATCAGTCAAAGAGACTGACAGAGGTAGCAATGAATAAGAGAAAGCAGAAG harbors:
- the LOC127956387 gene encoding fish-egg lectin-like gives rise to the protein MKVCQSLLLFCLLHYTLALECEVVPGNLKQIDAGVGVVGGVNDDNEVFLLLGKEFRKINVTMKHFTVGPAGELAVNLSNSVFKFQSGQFSSIPITFKQVDAGGDQIIAGVTPLDDIFCLNKDANNIGPSSSFTWVQLAGKLKYYSCGPYSCWGVNAAGNILIRRSVWGASCGGSSSFDVITGSMSMVEVATDGSVFAVDTQGSLFQRIGVAASNPIGTGWLGYLVCPDGHKHVTYDLGRLYVICSDGSIRRCI